Proteins encoded within one genomic window of Terriglobus sp. TAA 43:
- the acpS gene encoding holo-ACP synthase, with the protein MIVGTGVDLTEISRIQDSVDRFGDRFLNRIFTPREIAYCMRKKNCAESLAARFAAKEAGAKALGTGIARGVSWREIEVTHLRGGRPTLLFHGRAAERAATMGVTAAHLSLSHGRDLAIAQVVLESLPTA; encoded by the coding sequence TTGATCGTTGGAACGGGCGTTGATCTGACCGAAATCTCGCGGATACAGGATTCCGTGGATCGATTCGGCGATCGTTTTCTCAATCGCATCTTTACGCCGCGCGAAATCGCCTATTGCATGCGTAAGAAAAACTGCGCGGAAAGCCTGGCAGCGCGCTTCGCCGCCAAGGAGGCAGGAGCCAAGGCCCTCGGAACCGGCATCGCACGCGGCGTAAGCTGGCGCGAGATTGAGGTGACACATCTTCGCGGCGGCCGGCCCACGCTTCTCTTTCATGGCCGCGCAGCCGAAAGAGCCGCTACGATGGGAGTGACCGCTGCGCATCTCAGCCTGTCCCATGGCCGCGACCTCGCCATTGCACAGGTAGTTCTCGAAAGCCTGCCAACGGCTTGA